CTACTCTCAAGGGTGCTATCCTGgtttttcttctgctgctttgACTATTCCTTCTTCATTGGCTGCTTCCTCcatatttattccacaaatacttattgagcccCTGCTGTATGCCAGGTATGGTGACAGGCACTAGAGATACAGTGAACAATTTGACTAGGTCCCTTTACCCCCAGCTTATACCCCAAAGCTCAATCTCTAGCCCTCTCCTCTTGTTACCTGTCTCCCTGTAGCTCTGATTTCCCTTCAGAGTTTGTCTCCTATTTCAAGCTACTTGTTGAATATTTCTGCCTGCAAATACTTCAGTCACCATGTCTGAATTCACTGCTCCCCTTCCTTACAGCTCTTTCTCTGGCCTTCTCATGCAGTTTCAGTCTCTCTTGCATTGGTCCCTTTCTACATGCATTTCTATTGATACCGCTTCCCAACCAATATTAGAACCTACTTACCTGAGGTAGTTTTCTAACTGCTGTTCCTGCCTTTATTCTCTCCAAGTTGCCATTCTTCCCATCCTATCCTATCCATCCTTGCTGCctaaatcattattttacataCTATTGCCGGCTTTGCCTTttaaggggtggggatggggtttGAGGAAAATTTGAGGCCTACTTTTTATAGGGTATCGGAACCACTTCCCCCAGCAAGTTTCAAGGATATCTGACAAACCATTCGACGTGGTGTTTGAGGGTCCAACCTAATTATCCCCTCCTGCTCTATTCTACACAAACTTGATTTGTGCTCGTTATTTCCAGAAGACATCAAACCCATTGCTGGGTCTTCACACTAGTGTCTCCCTTACCTATCCTGGCCCCTCAAGACAACTGTCTTCTCTCAGCTTATCATTTAGTACACATTGctttctttcaatatttctctGCCCAAAGACATTGGGGGCAGAAATGGGCCTTTGGCTTTTTGCAATCTAAAGTATATTGAAGTTTACTGTTATAAGCACTGTTCTGTTTTACACacgctttttttttctttcacaagctCAGATGTGTACTTCTACACCTCCATTTTATACAGAacttaagtaatttgcccaaggccacagtggcagaattcaaatttaaattcaggggcttccctggtggcgcagtggttgagagtccgcctgccgatgcaggggacacgggttcgtgccccggtccgggNNNNNNNNNNNNNNNNNNNNNNNNNNNNNNNNNNNNNNNNNNNNNNNNNNNNNNNNNNNNNNNNNNNNNNNNNNNNNNNNNNNNNNNNNNNNNNNNNNNNNNNNNNNNNNNNNNNNNNNNNNNNNNNNNNNNNNNNNNNNNNNNNggaagatcccacatgccgcggagcgggtgggcccgtgagccatggccgctgagcctgcgcgtccggagcctgtgctccgcaacgggagaggccgcaacggtgagaggcccgcgtaccgcaaaaaaaagaaaaaaaaaaaaaaaaaaaaaaaaaaaaaatttaaattcaggtTTAACTCCAGGACTTGGGCTTTTAGGGACTAACTGCCTGACTCCGCAGTGGGTATAAAGTACATGGTAGACGCCAATCTTATCTCCAGGGACCCTCGGAACTAGGTCTGTACCTCCAAAAAGGAGCAGTTGCCCTGTGGAGAAGAaacctcaacaaatatttatggtggCGAATCTCCCCTCCCACAGGAATTTCTGCTGTTGGTGATCTCCCACAGTGCCTGGTTTGAACAACACACTCTGGCACCTAATCGTCTATTGTCCTAATCTGCTGTTTCTAGTGTTTTTGCCTAATGGTGGAAAAATGTTCTTCTCTCATCAGTTTCAGCCTAGACCCACTGGCTGACATGAGGCTGCTAGGCCTTTACAGCAAGACCTTCCTACTCCACTGGTGAAGAGAATCAGCGGCACTCACATCTAAGGACCTTTTGGAGTTTTGCTGAAAATGCAGTCTTCTGATTAGATTTGGGGTcggacccaggaatctgcattttttaacaCTGAGGTCATTCTTAGGCGGTTGTCAATGATCAGCCTACATTCCTGCCTGTGTGGACTGCCCCATTTAGGCAGAATTATTTCCTGGTACAATGATTTCTCTAAACATTGCACACAGCAGGAGAATTAGAAGCTGGCCTCCTTTGTTTCTGGGTAGCCACTTGGCAGGTGTAATAACATCCTCTTGACAGGCCGCTTGCCACAGGTGCATGCGCGACACATGCGCCCCGCTGCTACCATCCCCCATTCAGTCTTGCTGCCCAACCAAGCCCACTATCCCTACCACCACCCTGTAGCAGCTACCCTCTCCCAAGCCCTTAGACCCACCCagcccctttcccttcccccacctcagcccctcccttcccccccagcccagcccttccctcccccacctcttctcCGGGtcccccaggctcctcccaccTTAGAACGTTTTTTGTTCCTGGCTAAGAGTTTTGCACGTGAGATTGAGGGCGGGGCTGGTGGGACTAGAGGACACACTGCCATTCATCAGAGGTCCTACCGAGTGGGCATACTCTTTCCATCTGAGAAACCCCTTATGTTTCCTACCAGAGAAATGGGCAAAGGCCTCTCTCTGGAAACTGGCTGGAGGGATGTCACTCTCCAAGAGACCCCCACTGTCTCTACAAACGTACCAAAGCAGGCCCAGCCTGCCATGTTCCTTTGTTGGGATGGAAAGGGAATGGAATCTTACCAGTAAGGTGAAAAGGGCTGGAGAAAATACCAGGGACGGGCCCACCCTTCTCCCGACAAAAGCCTAACactagaagggaagaaaagaaatgcaccAACAAAGAGTTTAAGATAGTAGTTCCCAGGTTTTTCAAATATGAAGCATTTTTTAAccaatccattttttaatttttaaattcttgacaTTACAGAACTAAACTGAAATTTATTAACATTCCACTCTTACATTTCTTATcgacaaacagaaataaaattcatgacccaaaaacccaaaacaaaactaaaaacagggaaaagcttataaaactaaatatggaTCCCAGCATTAACAGCTGAACAgagaatgtgatttttaaattcttagcGGATGATAAAGTTGTGTAGAAACTGAACacttacaaattatttaaaacctgGAATCACTGACCAGAAATTACACAGTTGGATCATGGGAAAACAGCAGAAAGGGGTTATGAGGGAACCTACACTGTTCTAGCTGCACCCCATGCCCTTCTCAGAGGAAAGCCTGGCATTGATTAGATATTGGGCCAGACTAATACTGGCAGCAGAACCAGTGATAGTAACCTGCCTACCAGAAGAGCCTTCCACTGGGTTAGCAATTTTGATCTGGGCCCCGGACATCTGGCGGATCTCATTAATGTTGGCGCCTTGGCGCCCGATTATGCAGCCAATTAAGTTATTTGGAATGGTGAGTTCATGGGTAGTTTGAGTAGATGCATCCAAACTTGCCCAATAGCCTTTCACCTCTGGAGAGCTGGAGTCAATTCCGGCGAATCCGGTCCCGCCGTGCATCATGGCAAAGTGAGACTGTTGTCTTGCCACCTGGTTCAGCTTGGCCAGATCGAGCGGAGAAATGGTGTGTTGTCCTTGAATCGAGTAGGCATCTAGAGGTGGTCCCTCCAGGTCATGGGTGGCGTGAGGGTAGCCAGCAGCGTCGCTGCACCGATCTTGGCCGCCCGCGCAGATCACTGGAGAGCTGGCCGGCATGGGCTGGTACGGAATGGTCATGACTCTCCCTTGCGGAGACTGGGAGAGCGTCTCCAGCATGACCAGGCAGATCTGCTTGACACACTCGGTGACAGACTGCGGCACGCCAGCAATGGTGATGGCCCGCTCGGTGGAGTTGGGCAGCATATCCCCCGCCACCTGGACCTG
The sequence above is a segment of the Physeter macrocephalus isolate SW-GA chromosome 12, ASM283717v5, whole genome shotgun sequence genome. Coding sequences within it:
- the PCBP1 gene encoding poly(rC)-binding protein 1 translates to MDAGVTESGLNVTLTIRLLMHGKEVGSIIGKKGESVKRIREESGARINISEGNCPERIITLTGPTNAIFKAFAMIIDKLEEDINSSMTNSTAASRPPVTLRLVVPATQCGSLIGKGGCKIKEIRESTGAQVQVAGDMLPNSTERAITIAGVPQSVTECVKQICLVMLETLSQSPQGRVMTIPYQPMPASSPVICAGGQDRCSDAAGYPHATHDLEGPPLDAYSIQGQHTISPLDLAKLNQVARQQSHFAMMHGGTGFAGIDSSSPEVKGYWASLDASTQTTHELTIPNNLIGCIIGRQGANINEIRQMSGAQIKIANPVEGSSGRQVTITGSAASISLAQYLINARLSSEKGMGCS